A section of the Telopea speciosissima isolate NSW1024214 ecotype Mountain lineage chromosome 3, Tspe_v1, whole genome shotgun sequence genome encodes:
- the LOC122656933 gene encoding polynucleotide 5'-hydroxyl-kinase NOL9: MGDQSETKSTITETETPSPNIFIPDSWSEAADSIAYDSNTSPPPIAFICGAKNSGKTTFSRHLLNTLLQRYRKVAYLDTDVGQPEFTPTGCLSLTVIDKLTPDLTIPCLKTPERCFFFGDISSKRDPKAYLNFIFSLYDYFRMKYYTSDEMGSPEQTQLPLVVNTPGWVKGIGYEILVEMLKYIAPSHVVQIRISAESKNLPTGAFWLDADSGEMVNLIEISSARQDSFNRSVLVQKDARLMRDIRIIAYFRQCFPSDSDITTFKELSRALASHPPYEVPISSIKVRHLHCQVPSSEIFHSLNATIVGLAVSSAKSSESEPCIPQCVGLGIVRGIDISKDLFYVITPVPRCNLKKVDLFLQGFIQIPICLLQVQGCMSPYMSANVLLTN; encoded by the exons ATGGGCGACCAGAGCGAGACGAAGTCTACTATCACAGAAACCGAAACTCCATCTCCTAACATATTCATACCTGATTCATGGTCTGAAGCAGCGGACTCCATTGCTTATGATTCAAACACTTCACCGCCTCCAATTGCTTTCATCTGCGGCGCCAAAAATAGCGGCAAAACCACATTCTCCCGCCATCTTCTCAACACTCTTTTGCAGAG GTACAGGAAAGTTGCTTATTTGGATACAGATGTTGGGCAGCCAGAGTTTACTCCCACTGGCTGTCTGTCCCTTACTGTCATTGACAAATTAACTCCAG ATTTGACAATTCCCTGTCTCAAAACACCTGAAAG gtgttttttctTTGGTGATATTTCTTCAAAAAGGGATCCCAAAGCTTATTTGAATTTTATATTCTCCCTCTATGATTACTTTCGTATGAAGTATTATACATCCGATGAGATGGGAAGTCCCGAACAAACTCAGTTGCCTCTTGTTGTTAATACCCCTGGATGGGTGAAAG GTATTGGCTATGAAATTTTGGTGGAAATGTTGAAATATATTGCTCCTAGCCATGTGGTCCAGATACGGATCTCTGCTGAAAGTAAGAATTTACCAACTGGGGCATTCTGGTTAGATGCTGATAGTGGGGAGATGGTTAATCTGATTGAGATCAGTTCAGCGCGGCAAGATTCATTTAATAGATC GGTGTTGGTACAGAAGGATGCACGTCTTATGCGGGATATACGAATTATTGCTTATTTCAGACAGTGCTTTCCAAGTGACTCGGATATCACCACATTCAAGGAACTTTCTCGTGCCTTGGCTTCTCATCCTCCTTATGAAGTCCCTATATCAAGTATCAAAGTTAGACATCTCCATTGCCAG GTCCCAAGCAGTGAAATCTTCCATAGTCTAAATGCAACCATTGTTGGTCTAGCTGTTAGTTCTGCAAAGTCTTCAGAATCTGAGCCTTGCATACCTCAGTGTGTTGGTCTTG GGATTGTTAGAGGCATTGATATCTCGAAAGATTTATTCTATGTGATTACACCTGTTCCGAGGTGCAATCTGAAGAAGGTAGATCTTTTTCTACAGGGGTTTATTCAAATTCCGATCTGTCTTCTGCAG GTACAAGGATGTATGTCGCCTTACATGTCAGCGAATGTGCTGCTTACAAACTAG